In a genomic window of Brassica rapa cultivar Chiifu-401-42 chromosome A10, CAAS_Brap_v3.01, whole genome shotgun sequence:
- the LOC103846934 gene encoding cytochrome P450 71A1 → MEQIVFNSHTFLLTLFALFPILFFAILKNKIRSKKIKLPPSPPKLPLIGNLHQIGNLPHKSLQDLSLKHGQFMFVNLGTTPYLVVSTADALEEITKNHDITISNRPTNTSVYPLMGNGQDLLYHPYGDHWKQLRKISAMHLMNKNVVNHRFQTLRDEEISSMLETIHLSSLKGEEINISDMMNTVVSSVLHRSYTGSSKREEKEGLSSSMRFLNWDVKFKKLLGSLCVEDLFPILGLMDRFTGFKTLLKSTYLELDSIMETLISEREKESFVDVLIHQRDNDKLDYDVKAIMQGIFVAGVDSVALELEWLMADLIKHPKVMRKAQEEVHRIVGTKSKISNDEIEKMHYLKCVIKETMRLHPAGVVPRETSSKWIKVGGYDIPPKTKVFVNLYSIQRDPKQWENPDDFIPERFMENNIEFMGSKGYIPFGFGRRNCPGMAFGNTLLEEIIVNLLYRFDWKLPDGSKPEELNMEEVSQFVIAKKYPLRLVPVQRFKSKA, encoded by the exons ATGGAGCAAATCGTCTTCAACTCACACACTTTCCTTTTAACTCTTTTCGCATTGTTCCCAATTCTCTTCTTCGCAATTCTCAAAAATAAGATCAGAtcaaaaaagataaaacttcCTCCATCCCCTCCAAAGCTTCCTCTCATTGGAAATCTTCATCAGATAGGTAACTTACCCCACAAGTCACTCCAGGACCTCTCACTCAAGCATGGACAGTTCATGTTCGTGAACCTTGGAACCACTCCATACCTAGTTGTTTCGACCGCTGATGCCCTCGAAGAGATCACCAAGAACCACGACATTACCATCTCGAATCGACCCACCAACACTAGCGTTTATCCTCTAATGGGTAATGGTCAAGACTTGTTGTACCATCCTTACGGAGACCACTGGAAGCAACTAAGGAAGATCAGCGCAATGCATCTGATGAATAAAAACGTCGTGAACCACCGGTTTCAAACGTTGAGAGATGAAGAGATCTCGAGTATGTTGGAGACTATTCATCTTTCGAGCCTAAAAGGCGAAGAGATCAATATATCGGATATGATGAATACTGTGGTAAGCAGTGTCCTCCATAGGTCGTACACGGGTAGctccaaaagggaagaaaagGAAGGGCTCTCGAGCTCGATGCGTTTCTTGAACTGGGACGTCAAGTTCAAGAAGCTCTTGGGATCTTTATGCGTGGAGGATTTGTTTCCGATCTTAGGGTTGATGGATAGGTTTACGGGTTTCAAAACTCTTTTAAAGAGTACTTACTTGGAGTTAGATAGTATTATGGAGACTCTCATCAGTGAAAGAGAGAAGGAGAGCTTCGTGGATGTACTTATTCATCAACGAGACAACGATAAACTTGACTACGACGTCAAAGCAATCATGCAg GGTATATTTGTCGCGGGTGTAGACTCTGTAGCATTGGAGCTAGAATGGTTGATGGCCGACCTCATCAAGCATCCCAAAGTTATGCGGAAAGCACAAGAAGAGGTACACCGCATAGTTGGGACCAAATCAAAGATAAGCAATGATGAAATAGAAAAAATGCATTATTTGAAATGTGTAATCAAGGAGACAATGAGGCTCCACCCTGCGGGAGTAGTTCCACGAGAGACATCATCTAAGTGGATAAAAGTAGGAGGCTACGATATCCCTCCGAAGACCAAAGTATTCGTGAATCTGTATTCTATCCAACGAGACCCTAAACAATGGGAAAATCCAGACGATTTTATACCTGAGAGATTCATGGAAAATAACATTGAGTTCATGGGGAGCAAAGGGTACATTCCATTTGGATTTGGTCGTAGGAACTGCCCTGGTATGGCCTTTGGTAACACTTTGCTCGAGGAGATTATTGTGAATCTCCTTTACCGGTTTGACTGGAAGTTGCCTGATGGTTCTAAACCGGAAGAGCTTAACATGGAGGAGGTAAGTCAGTTTGTTATCGCAAAGAAGTACCCTCTCAGGCTGGTTCCGGTTCAAAGGTTTAAGAGCAAAGCCTAG